A genomic segment from Glycine max cultivar Williams 82 chromosome 1, Glycine_max_v4.0, whole genome shotgun sequence encodes:
- the LOC102661099 gene encoding uncharacterized protein isoform X1: MHYQRKIFCPNHFDTKKIISGLGLSYEKIHVCPNECILYRKDLADAEICPKCNLSRWKYNSDDVECRKKISAKILRWFPHIPRLQRLFVSPKTACSMIWHEVGRTKYGLLRHPADLFAWKDFDCQYLDFACDARNVRLGLATDGFNPFKTMSIFQSTWPVILIPYNLPLWMCMKQPNFILSLLIPGPKGPGMNLDVYMQPLVEELKELWEIGVKTFDACKKESFQMRAAIIWTINDFFIYANLSGWSTRGQYACPCCGFEIGSKWLRYGRKFCYMCHRRWLELDHKWRYNKRDFDGTQEFRAPPDLPSGAFSLRQMEYHGVGDWSPWKKRRILFTLPYWQHSVLRHNLDVMHIEKNVCNNIIGMLLQLEGKSKDNDKACYDLVDMNIRSQLHLKMHPSKRQTIFS; encoded by the coding sequence ATGCATTACCAGAGGAAAATATTTTGCCCAAATCATTTTGATACAAAGAAGATTATTTCAGGGTTGGGTCTATCTTATGAAAAAATTCATGTTTGTCCCAATGAATGCATATTGTATAGGAAGGATTTGGCTGATGCTGAAATTTGCCCTAAATGCAATTTGTCAAGATGGAAATACAACTCTGATGATGTTGAATGTAGAAAAAAGATATCAGCAAAGATTCTTCGTTGGTTCCCTCATATACCTAGATTGCAAAGACTTTTTGTATCACCAAAAACAGCTTGTTCTATGATATGGCATGAGGTTGGTCGAACTAAATATGGACTCCTGAGGCATCCAGCTGATTTATTTGCTTGGAAGGATTTTGATTGTCAGTATCTTGATTTTGCTTGTGACGCTCGTAATGTTCGACTAGGTTTGGCTACTGATGGCTTTAATCCTTTCAAAACTATGTCAATTTTCCAAAGCACTTGGCCTGTTATCTTGATTCCATACAATCTACCTCTATGGATGTGTATGAAGCAACctaattttatactttcattGCTTATTCCTGGTCCAAAAGGTCCAGGTATGAACCTTGATGTTTATATGCAGCCTCTTGTGGAAGAATTAAAGGAATTATGGGAAATTGGGGTAAAAACATTTGATGCATGTAAAAAAGAGTCATTCCAAATGCGTGCTGCAATTATATggactattaatgatttttttatttatgcaaaTTTGTCTGGTTGGAGCACTAGAGGCCAATATGCTTGTCCATGTTGTGGTTTTGAGATTGGCTCAAAGTGGTTGCGTTATGGTAGAAAGTTTTGCTATATGTGTCATCGTCGTTGGTTAGAGCTCGATCATAAGTGGAGATACAATAAAAGAGATTTTGATGGAACCCAGGAGTTTAGAGCTCCACCTGATCTACCTAGTGGAGCTTTTTCTTTGAGACAGATGGAATATCATGGAGTTGGGGATTGGTCACCatggaaaaagagaagaatTTTGTTCACATTGCCTTATTGGCAACATAGTGTGCTCCGTCATAATCTTGATGTTATGCACATAGAAAAGAACGTGTGTAATAACATTATTGGGATGTTGTTGCAATTAGAAGGTAAGTCAAAGGACAATGATAAGGCATGCTATGATCTTGTTGATA
- the LOC100778775 gene encoding protein JINGUBANG, producing the protein MGLLQRPLCCHTQQPQSHHHLHSESSTSSSLSSQPSLPSVPSLTPQKPHFLEEQPQTTHHRLITAVKGHTSPIFSLALHGKSLYSASSGGEIRACNRNPTSANDIITLKYISNVNTNTVVATSNAPIKSLIVSHDKLFTAHQDHKIRVWKTTTDQPGNNNNNNPNYYKCVATLPTLHDRISKLFSSKNYVEIRRHKKRTWVHHVDTVSALALSRDGSLLYSASWDRTFKIWRTSDFKCLESVKNAHEDAINSLVLSNNGFVYTGSADTRIKMWKKLEGEKKHSLIGTLEKHKSAVNALALNSDGSVLYSGACDRSILVWESDQNENNNTMVLVGALRGHTKAILCLVVVADLVCSGSADNSVRVWRRGAEKSYSCLAVFEGHRRPVKCLAMAVDSNSGGPREDDHNSSSYLVYSAGLDCEIKVWQIRVPSLSL; encoded by the coding sequence ATGGGACTTCTTCAACGTCCCTTGTGTTGCCACACACAACAACCACAATCCCATCATCACCTTCATTCCGAGTCATCAACTTCATCCTCCCTCTCTTCACAACCAAGCCTCCCTTCTGTCCCCTCCCTCACCCCACAAAAACCGCATTTCCTCGAAGAACAACCCCAAACCACCCACCACAGACTCATCACCGCCGTCAAGGGCCACACCTCACCAATCTTCTCCCTCGCCCTCCACGGCAAGTCCCTCTATAGCGCCTCCTCCGGCGGCGAAATAAGAGCATGCAATAGAAATCCCACATCGGCTAATGATATAAtcacattaaaatatataagtaatgtCAACACCAACACTGTTGTCGCGACCAGCAACGCGCCAATCAAGTCCCTCATCGTATCCCACGACAAGTTATTCACTGCTCACCAAGACCACAAAATCCGTGTCTGGAAAACAACAACCGACCAACCcggtaacaacaacaacaacaacccgaACTACTACAAATGCGTCGCCACGCTTCCCACCCTCCACGACCGTATCTCCAAACTCTTCTCCTCCAAGAACTACGTCGAGATTCGCCGCCACAAGAAGCGCACGTGGGTGCATCACGTGGACACCGTCTCCGCCCTCGCGCTTTCCCGAGACGGGTCCCTCCTCTACTCCGCTTCATGGGACCGAACATTCAAGATCTGGCGAACCTCGGATTTCAAGTGTCTGGAGTCAGTTAAAAACGCGCACGAGGACGCAATTAATTCCTTAGTTTTGTCGAATAACGGTTTTGTCTACACAGGTTCCGCGGACACTAGAATAAAGATGTGGAAGAAGTTAGAGGGAGAGAAAAAGCATTCTCTAATAGGAACCTTGGAGAAGCATAAATCCGCTGTTAACGCTCTTGCTCTTAACTCCGATGGATCAGTGTTATATTCAGGTGCGTGTGataggtcaattttagtgtggGAGAgtgatcaaaatgaaaataataacacCATGGTGTTGGTGGGTGCTTTGAGGGGGCACACAAAAGCGATACTGTGTTTGGTGGTGGTGGCGGATTTGGTGTGTAGTGGATCTGCTGATAACAGTGTTAGGGTATGGAGGAGAGGTGCTGAGAAGAGTTATTCGTGTTTGGCGGTGTTTGAAGGTCATCGACGACCCGTGAAGTGTTTGGCTATGGCTGTTGACTCCAACAGTGGTGGTCCTCGTGAGGATGATCATAATAGTAGCTCTTATCTGGTTTACAGTGCAGGTTTAGATTGTGAGATTAAAGTGTGGCAAATACGCGTTCCTTCGCTGTcgttgtga
- the MMP2 gene encoding matrix metalloproteinase MMP2 precursor, protein MMKSSSHLSAIFLLFFLLTALSPSDGVSFSSFLKQLKQKLEKSPTLKDFLKPTTIGDIYYTLNFTEIFSSEERSAPPVSLIKDYLSNYGYIESSGPLSNSMDQETIISAIKTYQQYFSLQPTGKLNNETLQQMSFLRCGVPDINIDYNFTDDNMSYPKAGHRWFPHTNLTYGFLPENQIPANMTKVFRDSFARWAQASGVLNLTETTYDNADIQVGFYNFTYLGIDIEVYGGSLIFLQPDSTKKGVILLDGTNKLWALPSENGRLSWEEGVLDLESAAMHEIGHLLGLDHSNKEDSVMYPCILPSHQRKVQLSKSDKTNVQHQFANVEDSAGHVGRLGVSLITTLSLGFAYLLLLLY, encoded by the coding sequence ATGATGAAATCTTCTTCACATCTTTCTGCAATATTCCTATTGTTCTTTCTCCTTACTGCCCTATCCCCTTCGGATGGAGTTTCATTCTCTTCATTCCTAAAGCAATTAAAACAGAAGCTGGAGAAGAGTCCCACCCTAAAAGATTTCCTGAAACCCACCACTATAGGGGATATTTATTATACGTTGAATTTCACAGAAATCTTCTCTTCCGAAGAGAGAAGCGCACCACCGGTGTCTCTCATCAAAGATTACTTATCAAACTACGGCTACATTGAATCCTCTGGGCCATTGAGCAATTCGATGGACCAAGAAACAATAATATCAGCCATTAAGACCTACCAGCAATATTTCAGTTTGCAACCCACCGGCAAACTAAACAACGAGACTCTTCAGCAAATGTCGTTCCTACGATGTGGCGTCCCCGACATTAACATTGACTACAACTTCACCGACGACAACATGTCATATCCGAAAGCCGGTCACCGGTGGTTCCCCCACACAAACCTCACATACGGTTTTCTTCCTGAAAACCAAATCCCAGCCAACATGACCAAGGTGTTTAGAGATTCCTTCGCTCGGTGGGCCCAGGCCTCTGGGGTTTTGAATCTCACCGAGACAACCTACGACAACGCCGACATCCAAGTAGGGTTCTACAACTTCACTTACTTAGGAATTGATATCGAGGTGTATGGTGGCAGCCTTATATTTTTGCAACCCGATTCTACCAAGAAAGGGGTTATACTTCTCGACGGTACCAATAAGTTGTGGGCTCTTCCCAGTGAAAACGGTAGGTTGTCGTGGGAGGAAGGAGTTTTGGACTTGGAGAGTGCGGCAATGCACGAGATAGGGCATTTACTAGGGCTTGACCACTCTAACAAAGAGGACTCTGTTATGTACCCTTGCATATTGCCTTCACACCAACGAAAGGTGCAGCTCTCGAAATCTGATAAGACCAACGTTCAGCATCAGTTTGCTAACGTAGAGGACTCTGCAGGCCACGTAGGGCGTTTGGGAGTGAGTTTAATTACCACTTTGTCTCTTGGATTCGCTTACTTACTTCTCCTTTTGTATTAA